From the Astyanax mexicanus isolate ESR-SI-001 chromosome 12, AstMex3_surface, whole genome shotgun sequence genome, the window caAGAAAATGAGAACAGCGCAGAGTTTACTTTTGCATCCAACAGCACAACATTGCATATTCTACAATGCTACTTGTGCAGGTGCACATTGCAAAAACAGTAGGTTATTACAACAGTCTTTTTGTGTCTGTAATTTATTTAGAAAAACAACATTAAACCAGCTACTTACTTACCATTCTCCTCTTCGTAGTAGCTCTTTAATTTAAATCTTAAAGGTGATACAGAGAGTGTGATTTCCTCTTGTGAAGTTGGGAAGTGCATCACAATGTCACTGAGAAGTCTGAGAAAGTCTTACATTAGGTTATTACAATTCACCTTAAAATACTTCAATCTCAATATCCCAACAGATCATACTGAAGCAAAATTACACTAATGCTAGAAATTATGGAAATAAAAAAGTGGATAAGATCCCAGTGAATActatgtaaataatttaaaagttGAAAAGAACAGGCTTACTTTGGCTGTGCCTTAAGAATGTTGGGACAGAGGTGAGTTGGAAAAACAGCTTGCAGTGCCTCACACTCTTGGTACCCCAAGTTATGTGTCTTTGTTATTCCTGCCATTTACAATACAACTTATGTAAACATTAGAAAATAAAACCCTAGAATTAGATCTAGTTGTATCGATTCTATACTATAATTTACACACTTTCTATAGAACtatttactgtacattaccaTGGATTGTAAGATTGACTTGTAccatttaaaaaagaataatctGTACTGCCCCCTGGTGTCTGAGAGTATCAGCATacagttcaagttcagttcagaaGAATATTGTACAGTATCACTGATTTATTTAAAGCTAACTTACCATGTCTGCAGTTAAACTGGAATTTCACTCTGCTGTCAGAGACGTTAATAGATATCTCACATTTGCACACACTGCGCTCGAGCGTGGCAACACTGCGGAAGATGGGCAGCACTGACTAAAGAATATAAAGGCATATTATCAACAATTTGGCAAGAAAACAAGTCACTTCTAATGTTCTGATTGGTTGTATTAAGCTAAATATTAAAAGAGAACTAAATATGATACAATAAGTATTGATTGCGCAAAACTAAAAATGACATCGTTATATTTTTCTGTtctgcaatattaaaaaatataggaAGTTTGACCAGATTTCTCCTTAATAATGTCCTTAATAATATGACACAGCACAAAACATTACACTTCCTGAGATATGACTTTCTTACACTTCAAAGGCAATGATAAAACaacatattgtgcagccctaatttaaatgtttgttaaGCTAGGATCAGCttatgattttaatatttaataggcCACAGTAACGATAGTTTTTGATACCTTCAGGGACACTTTGCATTTGACACCTTTACTTTCTCGCCCTTGGTCTAGGTTTGCAGTATAGTGCTGAAAGAACAGTGGAGAAAAGAGGAAGCAGGCATAGGCAGACTGGGCTGAGTTCACCGACCTAACAGCCAACTGTGCAAGAACGAGGAGAACACAGTGAGCGTTAGCTTATAAACCTTGTGTGTTAGGTTATAAAACAGTCTACGGATGTTTTACTCAAAGGCATCATACGGAACACACACTTACTGGACAGTTTaatggaaacacctactttgtagtTAAAGCTAGAGACTATAGTCCTACTACTGTTCCAACAAATGTGTATTAGACAAGGCATTCTCTAGCTCATGGGAACTTTAATTCCAGTCCCAGAGCTGGAGAACCGCTGCTCTAGCCCTTCATCAGTGGCCAGTTTGTGACCTCAGGAATGCAGATCATGGTCACACAAATTGTGCTTGAcaactacagtttgtaattaCACTGTAGTGTAAGTATAGTGGACCAGTGTGGTGGCTGAAGCCCATAAAGTGGCTAGTGAGCCCGTGTTGTACTCACACTGTTGAAAAttctttttgaagtttttttttttttgatcaccCTTTTTGATCATTTAATTAACATACTGGAAATATTGGATATGAGAATTATGAACTGTCTGCAAGTGTCTAAGCTTTTTAATAATACTGTTTTTTACAGTGGTCAGCAGTAACAGAGTAAATGTtattcattactgtacttaaagATTTTTGTGTCTTTATTTCACTTACGTATTTTTGGTGATCTTTTACTTTAACTTCACTACATTTCAAAGACAAACAAAGTTTATCAAATGGAAACTGTTTGTCTTTAGTGTTTCATGCTTATGATAATTTTAGTAAATATGAGTGTCAGACAAATTGATGACATTCTTTTTAAAGTTTGGCTGAGCAAAAGTGACACTATTGTTTTTCACCTCAAATGCAGACATCTCTAGTCTtccggaagttgcgggagtctactgcatatcaataaaagctccctgatgcccgcaagtcagacaAAATCTCCAAGAAACTAGAatgagtggcccaagagtgaacacaaatacAGCAGGCGACACAAACTTTTTTACCCAATCGTGTGTGAAactgagggagagggagagaaaggcgcaCCCCTCTTGTGCATATTCAAAAAGTGCATGCAAAGCAGAGAGGTTTTTGATTGGAGTGTTCTCTGTAAGTCAGTTttaagtgtgggcgggcagtgtttttttcctctcctgGACTGGATGCATTCATTATGGAGTTCTACTTTTACTACAGTAATATTTTAGCTACTTTAACTCAAGTTATTTCATGAATTTTATGACCAAATGGGTTGTTAAAGCAGTTAGTTAACCTGTCCTAGTTTTTACCCCTTTCTGCAGTGGATCCAACCAAATATCTTCACCAATCCGTGACAGAGCATGAACTGCCCTTCCAAACACTGGAAAGAGACAGATGTTACTTCTTGTGAGCACatttgctagctaactagctagctttgGTTAAGGAAATTTAGCTCTGTAGCTAGCATTCCTGTTATAGCATCTAGTTTGTGCCTACTAGTTAATATTTATGTTTTAGTCATCTTTACCTTCAACCAATTAAATTTATGGCGTGCCTAgtaacacacacacgctacattaTATAAACATATGTTTAAACAAAAGCAATTTAACTACCTTTCACACCATTTCCTGCAATTGTGCACCTCATTTTTGCATTAGtagcagtcagtcagtcagccaaAAGTTGTGCTAACTAGCTGTTAGCTTAGCAGCAGTGACTAAAAACTTGCTAACTTGGTCAGGGGTTGACTGCAAattagataactagttaacttgCGTACTGCAGCCActacaaattaaataattaacaatttaaggtagtaaaaaaacacagacttGCTCCACATCTATCTAGTAGCTAGACATCTAGCTAGTTAGCTGACCTAACTATATGGCTGCTGCCGTTGATACCTGAAGCGGGGTCGCGAGCGCACGCGACATCACCCATAGTCTGAAATGATCCGAGTATCGGTATGAATCAGTGATATTCGACTCCAAAATGAACTGTAGATGAATCAGTGATATTCAACTCTTAAACGAACTGAAGATGAATCAGTGATATTCGACTCTTAAACGAACTGTAGATGAATCAGTGATATTCGACTCCAAAATGAACTGAAGATGAATCAGTGATATTCGACTCCTATACGAACTGAAGATGAATCAGTGATATTCGACTCCTAAACGAACTGTGGATAAATCAGTGATATTCGACTCTTGAACGAACTGAAGATGAATCAGTGATATTCGACTCTTAAACGAACTGTAGATGAATCAGTGATATTCGACTCTTAAACAAACTGTAGATGAATCCGTGATATTCAACTCTAAAACGAACTGTAGATGAATCAGTGATATTCGACTCTTAAACGAACTGTAGATGAATCAGTGATATTCGACTCTTAAACGAACTGTAGATGAATCAGTGATATTTGACTCTAAAACGAATTGTAGATGAATCAGTGATATTCGACTCCAAAATGAACTGAAGATGAATCAGTGATATTCGACTCCTATACGAACTGAAGATGAATCAGTGATATTCGACTCCTAAACGAACTGTGGATAAATCAGTGATATTCGACTCTTGAACGAACTGAAGATGAATCAGTGATATTCGACTCTTAAACGAACTGTAGATGAATCAGTGATATTCGACTCTTAAACAAACTGTAGATGAATCCGTGATATTCAACTCTAAAACGAACTGTAGATGAATCAGTGATATTCGACTCTTAAACGAACTGTAGATGAATCAGTGATATTCGACTCTTAAACGAACTGTAGATGAATCTGTGATATTCGACTCTAAAACGAATTGTAGATGAATCAGTGATATTCGACTCTTAAACGAACTGTAGATGAATCAGTGATATTCAACTCCTAAGTAAAATGTAGATGAATCAGTGATATTCGACTCCTAAACGTAAATAATATGTCTGACAAACCTGGAACACATTCCTGGAGTTCttattttaatacatacaatttacCCAGTGAAGCTTTTTCTCTTAAACTGTAGGTTTGATATTGAAACTGACTGCGCATTTTGTAAAAATGTAACGCAATTTGAACtattacattttatacaaatcTTATTGAGGATTTTTCTTTTacttgcaaatatatattttttggtgtaTTTGCTTCTGAGAAATCCATTGGTGATAAGTATTTTATGATCAACCTGTTCTTGttgtttggtttatttcatatcAATAAATGCAGACTGAGTTAAATAAGTATATGAATGCAATGCTTAAACAATCTTACACAAGTGACTTTAAAGGACCTAAAAGAATCTCTTAACCTTGTGTTGATCGTTGTTGTCTCTTGACatactttttacatatttttgtattttgtcattaattaaaaaaagctaAGTTCTTTCCTCAGAAGGTCTTTGGTATGGCTTACTAGGAACCGCATCGCAGGAACAACACGGACCTGTTAAAATGTAACACCACAACACTGCAGCAAGCGGCATGTGAGAGAAGAAGAGAGTACTGGATTGGTTATAGTTGTGATAGTGGTGTTTTAGTGGGAGATGGTGGTGCTGAGGTTAAtctgtgtgtggtggtgtgttagtgatgGAGAGCAGCGGTGAGTGGCAGTGTGTGCGGCGGGGTAAAAGAGCAGCACGGAGAGGAAAAGCTGATCAGTCCCGAAAcccaacagcagcagctcctgAACCCGCAGACAGAGAGCGAGACACCCGCAGAATAACTGAAGCAGTGTAAGAACCCAGCTACTCTCACTGTCAGGGGCAGATTACAGGATAGGGATTCAGTCTAGCACTACACTAAATATCCTTTCAGTTTCCTCTAGGAAATCTCCATTAAAACTGCTGTGTAGTGCAGGACTGGCAAATATAGCTTTATTCCCTTTACCCCGAAATGAATAACATTTAAGCACAAAGTGAAGAGTAAAGATTGTCCAACAGAAACATACTGCTTTAGTCAAAAGTATGGTCACACATTCTTATTCAGTGTgctttatattgtaaatataaaagCTATACAAAAAAACGTGGTATTATTttgcaaacaaaaagtgttaaacaaaccagaagatGTGTTATACCCTATATGGTTAATatgatttagctttgaggacagatctgcacactcttggtattttaatctcagtttcttcatgaggtagagtcacctggaatagttttctcagcatcttgaagaagttcctggaggtgctgaacattagttgctgttttccttcatgctgtgaagctgcagctcatcccaaattaccGTCTCGCTTGATCTCAgttaattgttttaaaatctttaatattaatctacaatgtataaaaggaattaaataaataaaaacattgaattagaaggtgtgtccaaactttttactggtactgtatatggttgctgtccaatgaaaaacaagtatctccatttttgttgatttttgaacaaataatttgaacagacaaactgtcccttacactgtgccaaaattccttaaagaacagaccaatagaaatacttaaaaacttttttgaccttgacttcctttgaaagtttaaaaaagttatttctctctcctgtgaagttgctgtttttgagatacttttttttttcattggacagcaacaacatTAATGTTGTTGTAATTAatagtattttttataattttataattatatggttgacacatgattaattaataattaattgcattaataaGTTGGTGCATAGATGAGCATAGTAAATTGCTTGGTGAGcgcatataaaatattattataatctgTGGTCCTTCATTCTCTCTACAGTAATGAGCTGAGATGTGAAGATTTCTGGCTGGAATGGCGAGGTGACTGAATTTCACAGGACATATTCAGAACAAATGTTAGATTTGTGGCTTGTATAGTTTGATCAAGCGCTCTTTTGTCTTGCAGATCTCCTTTCAGGCTGTCTCGTGGGGTCTGGCTGCAGTAGCAGTAAGGAGAACACAGTGGGTGAATGgcagctggagtgtgtgtgttatggcCTGGGCAACTTCTCCTCCTGCGTGTCGGCCAGGTATCAGCTCGCCATGCTGCTACTGCTGTTTGAGGCTTTGCAGGTAaactttttatctacttttagttGCCATGGGGACAGTATTCTATACAATAGACAAATAAGACAAGATTCTTCTTCATACACTTTTTACATGTTTTCTGGTATGCATAATGTCTTAGAAGACGGTTACGTACGTGTGGAAAAGTGCATTACTAGAAAAAATAATGCTATAAAAAATTATTTTGCGTTTTGTTGAGATTCCTGTGGGCCAGTGCAGCATGTATGACCCGGTGTTCACTGTGACAGAGTGCGAGATCCTCAAAGAGCTGGGCTTCACTGTGCTGACTGAAAACGAGGTAAGGTGTCGCTCATCtacactcattaaaaaaaaaaaaaaaagagcccttttgaaacttcctctgttgatgatgtattCTATGACATGTGATCAGCTCCACAAAACTGGTGCAAATATGGTCTGGTTCTCTGAAAAGCACCAAGGTTCTTTAAAGCCTGTACAGAACCAATTCTTTTGGAAATTTTTTTCGTTTAGAACGCTTTTTTATACATTGTACCTTAAGAAACCGAAGTGGTTTCTCTATctcactgctaaaaaaaaaaacactttgtggAGTTATTAGTTTTAAGAATGTAAACCTTGTGTCCCCCTGCTCTTTTATTTTCACTACATACATatgttaacattattaatataatgaatctgtttttgtttgtttgttttttgaatcATGGTCAGGAAGGGAAACGAGCAGTGTGCCATCCCACCTTCTTCTACTTAATGCACTGCGGAAAAGCTCTGTACAACAACCTGCTATGGAGCAACTGGAGTCCACAAGTCCTGCCAAACGTCATCGTTATTGGCAACAGTTTTCTTGGCATTCAGGAGAGGTGTGTTCCATTTATCCATCTAGTTTAATTGTTTTATCTCTAAATATGCAATAAGCAAACTGCTTTATTATCATAAAAATTGGGTTTGAACTATGGAGCTGTGAAACTATTTTTTCTGGAGTGATTCTGCTCCACCCAGGACCTTTAGTATGAGCTGTGTATTAATGCCCTGTTGCTGTGTTGCTGACTGCAGTCAGCAATGTCCCAATATCTGGGAGAAagctttccctggacagtagagacagttactccaacaaaagcagcaagaTGACCAGATGTCACAAAATGCTGTCTATATAGTGTACAGGTGAAATCTGTTGTTGATGGTTCATTTTGGAGACTTAAGTCTCAGAAGCAGAGTTCTTTATAACAGCAAAGGGTTGTTCATAAATCATATTTACtctacatatatagatatattgtaTTAAGGAggtatttatttgcttttatgttttgtatgttttatagGATGCTTCAGCGGGAGTTTGAAAGAGATTACAACTTTCTCTCACACGTATCCTTCAAATATCTATCTTTGTTTATATTGATATGTATTGTTGCACATCTCAAACTGGATGAAGCCGTAGAAAAACTGCTCTAAATTCTGACTAATCATCCTGTATATTTTCTTTTGTATCTATGAGCCTGTTTACAACTGACTTAATCATGGGTTTTTGATGATCAAATCATGTTGGATTTCACTTGTCCGCACGAAGAGATTTAATTAAGGCTTTAATACTGTAATTATCCAGGATGCATAGTGAATGGCCAGAGATCAAAAGCAAGTTCACCTTTGCTGTTTTATGCTACAGACCTTAACACTATTGTGCATGCAGATTGTAAACGTGTGTGAGGAAACAAGCCTGCCCTGTTCACAACGCTTCATGGATGTGTTTAATGACAGTGCACTCATCCAGTTCCCAGCAGAcaaacttcagaaacttccagaaTCCATCTGGACTGATCTTACAGAACCCCAGTACCAGCACTGTCATGATCTGGAGATCATCCAGAGAGGCAGTAGGCATTTACAGGATGATAAATGTGCTTAAACACTGTAAGGTGTGTGTGGAGGACCCACAATAAGGACACTTAAAATATGTAATGCTtgtgttttttactttatgtaattaaaaattgtattctctattttttaagcattttgttCTTATCTTCTGTATGTTTGCTCCCAATGGGAGCTTAGTGTTGGCATGAAAAAGATGAGTTTTGTGTACCTCTGCCAGCAGGTtacaagtaaattaaattactcaaaTTTGGTCTTGTATGTGTTCGAAGCTGCTTAGGACGTTGCTGTGTGGGTCGTGTAGAATGCCCAACTTCCAACAAGAAAATGCTTTAGCTAAAACAATAGCCAAACTttgaacttgatataacacaatggatcaacaccagcagatgacatgtctgtccaaaccatcactgatcatcagtaaattttgcacttcatttggaaatcaagggatcagtctggatgaagagtggagagacacacagtccaagttgtttgaggtctagtgtgaagtttccacaatcagtgatggtttggagagacatgtcatctgctggtgttgatccactgtgttttattatcaagtgtaaagtcagtgcagagttttcccagaaaatcttacagcttttcatgcttcactctgctgacaacttttatgtagacgCGGATTTCatgttccagcaggacttggcacactgcccacactgccaaaaggtccaattggtcttatatattattctaatttcctgagacactgatttttgggttttcattggctgtaagccatagtcatcaacagtaaaagaaataaacacttaaaatagatcactctgtgtgtaatacatctatataatatacgagtttcatgTTTTaacggaattactgaaataaagtaacttttaatgatattcaattttttgagatgcactagtatactgcCATTTTCTCCCAATAAATATTTTCCACACTTTTTCCTTGGACTTGTCCTTGTATCTGTGCAAAGATGCATCAAAATAAATGGAAAAGAAGAGACAATGTTGATGAGCATCTCTCCCATGTTTAGCACCACACTGTTGAGCATAGGTACAAAATAATGGAACGAATCAAACTTCAGAAAGCAGAAGTTGAACTCTGTGGACCCCCATATCTACGACTGGACTGAAGAATTTGTTGTAGCCAGCTTTGTTATTTGTCACTTAACCATGTCATAATTCAGTTTTAAAGAAAATCTCAATTTGTCACTTGTCCCTAGGTTGCAGTGATGCGACTGCGACTGCAAATTATATACTTCTATAGGAAATGACCTCGTCTGTCGTCTGCTAGTGTAAACGCAGGgcttaaaatgatttaaagaaTTTGCACAATTCACAAATTGCTCTGTATTTTGACCACATATTCAGTGCAAGAAAAAATACCaaaagagtatttttttattgtaaaggaATGAATACAGTGtgacaaataacaaacaaacgtgtacagacagatacataaaataaaaagctcACAGAGTTTTATTGGAGCTTTTTGTGCTTCTGTCATGTGCTTATTATCATGTTTTTAAAATCAACAGACAGAATTCATATACCCTGTTCAGTTAGATGGTCATGTGATAGATGCCCTGCTCTACTATATGGATTTTGTGGAAGTGTTTCATTATTGTGTTTCATAACTGTGTAATGGATGTATGTAATCTCTGTGGTTGCGGACATTTTTTCAGTTATTTACTGTTTCTGGAGTTTCTGTCGCAGCCTGTTTCTCCACAGGCGTTACTACCTCTTTAGCAATCATGCCCTCTCCTCCATTTACTAAAGCTGGCTGTAAGTTTTCGTTTTCTGCATTAATAAGCTCTTTTGGCTCTGTCTGGCTCTTCGTTGGGATACTCTCGCTGGTTTCCAGTTGAACAGCTGGATTTTCTGCTTCATCATTTTCATTTACAGCATCTCCATTTTGCAGGTGAGACTCAACCTGGCCGTTCGTTTTCGAGTGATCAGTTTCCTTTTCCAGAATGTCTGAATCTTCTGGCTGAGTCTCGTTGTTTGTGACACTCACTTCTTCAGTTTGCTTCACACAGTCTGCGGCTTCCTCAACAGCCTCAGCCTCATTTGAGGATTCTGATTTAGTCTTCTCAGCCTCCTCAGCAGCTCTTCTTTCTTTCAGCTTCTCTTTGAATTCCATAAGCCTCATACTGAAACAGTAATTGTGAAGATTATGAATTGACCAAACTTGTGCAATGTAAACAGCTAATAGTAAAGACCTTGAACCCAGCAGCCATACCTGTATGATGTCTTCAGGATGCCGTTTACCAGAGCCAGCTGCTCCAGTCTAGTCTCCAGTGAGGGAACCAAGCTCTGAATGAAGATTAGGGGAAAATTTGGTTAATGTTTTAAACCAATAACAAAGCCAACACATCGGTAATTGTCTGATGTTCTGCTTACCTCATGTGTGCTCGGGTCAGTGGGATCCACCCCACCCTGTCGTATGGATCGTTCCACACGCACTGCCTGCTGAGTGATGGATTTCAGGAAGTCGGAACTGCATTTGGTTTGGGGATGATTCTCACCACACTGGaaggcaaaataataaaaaccacATTCAAATCTGTCACCATTCACATAATTACATTTCCAATACTTTTGTGTCTTTTTTCGATGGATCTAAATTAGACTGACATGCCAAATTTTAAGAGATAGGAAGTAGTATTGTGTTCTGTAACTTTTGGCACGTTTCATGGAAGCTTAATAATAGCTGGAGGGGGGGCTCCTACAGTAAATGTGGATTTCCTAAGGTTTTTAATGCAGTATAAATCAGTATTAAAATGAGCACTTTATTTGCTGAATGCATTGTTTAATACACTTGTGTACCAAACTGAAGGGCTAGTATGAAACACTACCGTAGGGTATAGCTGTGatcaagaaaaaaacttgtatctccacAGAGGTAGGAAAAAAGAAACAACTTTCAATTGGAgtcaacttaaaaaaatatttgaatttattttgaaACAATCTTTtggttaattcattaattaaatttttacacaAGGTAAAATAAAACCACCAGACTCATATTATGCCAAAAATGGAAATTAAAGATCCTAAATGGCCCAACTGAGATGCACTGATCATAGATCAGAATCAGGTATCAGTCATACTATTTACAAATATTTCTGTATTAAGTGTATAAAGTTAGTAACAATTTTTAAGTCTATCTTGATTGTTACATGCCTCATTGGCTGATCTCTGCTCTGACCAACCAATGAAGGTCCTCCTCTTTGACTGTATCTCCCAATCACTCTCTGTGCTGAGGCAGGAAAAGGCAGGTCTTACAGCATAAAAGATGCAGGAGAGGAACGGCATAGGAGGCAGCAGCACAGAGCAGAGAGAGACCATCTCATAGTGGCAGAATTTAAATGCTAAAGCTGATTGTTGTGAGTGGGCGTGATTTTGTGCATGTGCACGGCTGAGTGAGCGAGTTAGTGGCCCAGTTAGTTGGGAGGGTCTTTTTATTGAGAGTTGtgctgtgagtgtatgtgtgtgaatgggaTCCTGTGTAGACTCAGACTTTAGACTGTAGATTTTAGATCAGATCACTAGTTGTAATTCAAGATTGTTACAGCTCAATTTTTTCATTTACTTTCAAATTGATGTCTATGGTGGGTGCTCCTGCACACATTAATTCCTGTATAACTCACCTGGTTCTGAAAGATGTTGTGGGCCTCCTTCTCTTGAGTCATGCCTCCCCGGTAATCTCCTGCCACACACATTCTCTGAGCCAGTAGATGGTGACTGTTGAAAAGAGATGTTTTTTATCTCAATCTCACAATTGTCTAATAAGTGGACATTATGTTGAATGTATAACCAGTATCTGGAAAGGTTTGTCATACTTTAGGGCAGTTGTGAGGTCTGTAGCACCTCTGAATGAGATGTTCAGTTTCAGTGCGTTCTGTAGATACTGCAGTGACTGTTCCCCTTGCAGCACCAGGCCCAGAGACGTCTGTAAGAGAGATGTTGTGTTAATTAGGGTAGCATAGGGCATAGGTAACCTAAGTGTAAAGTTAGAGATACAGTATTTGTTGTGACCAGTTAAATAATTAATTGTGTGTTAAGGGTTAAGTTTGCATCCTTACATCCAGCACTGCTGTATAGGGGTGATCCTCGCCATGTACCAACAGCATGAGCAATTTAGCTCGGTACAAACAACGCAATGCCAAAGCAGTCTCTCCTCCAGCGAACATGTAGACTGCCAACAAAGCctaaatagaaaaagagagcacATATGTATTGATTTCCTGTCCGTACTGTATACTTACAGCATATACGTTTATCTTCATGAAAATGTTGCAAAAATAGTTACAACCAGAAGGAAGAAGTGACAGACTGCAATGCTATTCGGAAGGAAGTAAAGgttaccaagaacaataaatgattaaagagTGGTCTGTAACCCATGTGCCACATGTCTTTGCCTGGACTTGTAAAGGTTCCTAAAGATGTCCTTTGATAATCCATCGCATGCAACTTTAATATTCACACAATTCCTGCAGAATTTGCAGTATGGATGGAGTATTAGGGGGAGTTTACACGTGTACTTGATTCGTCCCAATCAGTTGATGAGtctgtttacttggagcgttttctcccattgtttggtctggtttcacacagacacgGATCAAGACCGGATCACATGCTCACCACAAGTGAAGCACTCCAGAGTTCATTTTGGACCGGAGCCAcaccgagtgcgattactgttttcacacctgcaattGAAAACACCCTTAATGGTGCCTccagtagcatcccacacatgTTCAATCGGGGATAGGTCTGGAGATGCAACTGGCAATAGCATAATTTGTCTTCAAGACAAGCTTATGAGACAGAAACCGTATGTGGACAAGCAtggtcctgttggaatagcacactgGAGCGTGCCTTCATAAACAGTAGGTTTACTGGTTGCAGAACCTCATTAACGTAACATTGGGATGCCAAAGTGCATGTTAGGACAAAGTGCATGTGAAAATCTGGCATCAGATGAAATTGGACCCCACACCTTGACACAaggccttctggacatgtgacacACGACAACAAACGCTACACCAACACAAAAGTGAGACTCGTCACTGAAGATCATCTGCTGTTATTCTCTAGTCACTCTATGACCGTCCATCACAAATGCCTACCATGTTACATTCCTCTCTGGGtgcaaaaaagtttaatttatgcAACTTACATATTGTTGAATGGTATTTGGGTGGTCGAATCCAAGGACCCTCTCACTAATGACCACGACCCTCAACTGCACACTGCGAGCCTTGAAACAGAAGGTGGAAGATTAGAAAATGCCCAATTTGAAAATTGCTTACATCCTAACAAATCAAGTCATTTTCTGTCACTACACTTACCTCAG encodes:
- the srrd gene encoding SRR1-like protein — translated: MESSGEWQCVRRGKRAARRGKADQSRNPTAAAPEPADRERDTRRITEAVNELRCEDFWLEWRDLLSGCLVGSGCSSSKENTVGEWQLECVCYGLGNFSSCVSARYQLAMLLLLFEALQIPVGQCSMYDPVFTVTECEILKELGFTVLTENEEGKRAVCHPTFFYLMHCGKALYNNLLWSNWSPQVLPNVIVIGNSFLGIQERMLQREFERDYNFLSHIVNVCEETSLPCSQRFMDVFNDSALIQFPADKLQKLPESIWTDLTEPQYQHCHDLEIIQRGSRHLQDDKCA